One stretch of bacterium DNA includes these proteins:
- a CDS encoding homocitrate synthase has product MNKIYLIDVTNRDGVQTAKLGLAKLEKTMLNLYLNEMGIYQSEFGFPVTPHEIHYLNANLELAEMGVLKPIILSGWCRAIVEDIDACVKNTKVKHLNISISTSEQMTKGKFGDRIVRSPKESSTKPNIIQMMTDALDRAKEKGILTVGVNAEDASRTDDEFLIEFAHAAKQHGANRIRYCDTLGYDDPFTIYERMKLLAKEVGLPLEQHCHNDLGMATACSVAGAKGAIDGGVDAYINVCVNGMGERAGNADLVSVILALQKSRGFENKYVLDEQVKLSCAWKIAKYASIAFGVPIPINQVAVGANAFAHESGIHADGALKDARNYELYDFEELGLGEPEVIVTGRKIVAGEYSGIKGFRNVAEKLEIAFKDQEEANKILDLVRYANVHTQKPLVDSELKFIAKYPEIARKIMTVTP; this is encoded by the coding sequence ATGAACAAAATTTACTTAATTGATGTAACTAACCGCGATGGGGTGCAAACAGCTAAATTAGGATTGGCTAAATTAGAAAAAACAATGCTAAATCTCTATCTTAATGAGATGGGAATCTACCAGAGTGAATTTGGATTTCCAGTCACTCCCCATGAAATTCACTATCTTAATGCTAATCTTGAATTAGCCGAAATGGGTGTGCTTAAACCCATTATTCTATCTGGATGGTGTCGAGCGATTGTTGAAGATATAGATGCCTGTGTCAAGAATACAAAAGTTAAACACCTGAATATCTCTATATCTACCTCAGAGCAAATGACGAAAGGGAAATTTGGGGATAGAATCGTTAGGTCTCCCAAAGAAAGTTCGACTAAACCCAATATTATCCAGATGATGACGGATGCTTTAGATAGAGCGAAAGAAAAAGGGATTCTGACCGTGGGAGTCAATGCTGAAGATGCCTCGAGAACAGATGATGAATTTCTGATAGAATTTGCTCATGCGGCAAAACAGCATGGTGCCAACCGCATAAGATACTGTGATACATTAGGTTATGATGACCCATTTACCATTTATGAACGAATGAAATTATTAGCTAAAGAGGTAGGATTACCTCTTGAACAGCACTGCCATAATGATCTGGGGATGGCAACGGCTTGCTCAGTTGCTGGCGCAAAGGGGGCGATTGATGGCGGCGTAGATGCCTATATTAATGTCTGTGTGAATGGTATGGGTGAACGAGCAGGAAATGCTGATTTAGTTTCGGTTATCTTAGCCTTACAAAAATCACGCGGATTTGAGAATAAATATGTTTTAGATGAGCAGGTGAAATTATCCTGTGCCTGGAAAATCGCTAAATACGCCTCCATAGCCTTTGGCGTTCCTATCCCAATAAATCAAGTCGCCGTTGGCGCCAATGCCTTTGCCCACGAATCCGGTATCCACGCTGATGGAGCACTAAAAGATGCCCGAAATTACGAATTGTATGATTTCGAAGAATTAGGCCTTGGCGAACCAGAAGTGATAGTAACTGGCAGAAAAATTGTTGCCGGTGAATACTCTGGAATTAAAGGTTTTAGAAATGTCGCAGAAAAATTAGAGATAGCATTTAAAGACCAGGAAGAGGCAAATAAAATATTGGACTTAGTCAGATACGCCAATGTCCATACACAGAAACCTTTGGTTGACTCTGAATTGAAATTTATTGCCAAATATCCTGAAATAGCCCGAAAGATTATGACCGTAACGCCATAA
- a CDS encoding type II toxin-antitoxin system HicB family antitoxin — translation MERKKMMNFSVLIEQDEDGYYVATVPALKSCYTQAKTLEELYPRIKEVIELCLEEEKPTPMKFVALQQLEIGVQKIYG, via the coding sequence ATGGAAAGAAAAAAAATGATGAATTTTAGTGTATTGATTGAACAAGATGAGGATGGATATTATGTAGCTACAGTTCCTGCTTTAAAGAGTTGCTATACCCAGGCTAAAACCCTTGAAGAACTTTATCCAAGGATTAAGGAGGTAATTGAACTTTGCCTTGAAGAAGAAAAACCGACTCCCATGAAATTTGTAGCCCTTCAGCAACTTGAAATAGGAGTTCAGAAAATATATGGATAG